gagcaagccgcggctggagccgagtgagccgggtgagccgagccgagtcggctgagccgcgtgagccgagccgagtgatccgcgtgagccgcgagccgagtgagccgagccgcgagccgagttagccgagccgcgagccgagtgagccgagccgcgagccgagtgagccgagccgcgagccgagttgagccgagccgaggccaagccgagccgagccgaggtggagccgagccgagccgagccgagccgaacgccttcaagccgagccgagctccttgtttcaccaagccacctaagccttccttcctccgctccgggtcacggtgagttttcggtaaggattgttttcgatgaattccttaatgatgctacatccgattagagtttgaatattggaataagatatggccctacttttcccccttgaaggtagtacagagttgacgcttgagttctcgggtctcgcggtaggcttgtttggagatagctttcctttccttgggtaagtcaacgggtgtcgattcggaccttttaaaacgacttctactaaagtcatcaactaaaaccttcgtgttttcgttttaggttgagctgttgagcgtggattcgatcgaggggcataaccgagtatcaggtaagggttttcctactaatggacctcgggtcgaggccggaaacgtagtaatccacaggggattacacgttagtgattatactggataagtgtatctatgttgactgttaagcactattattatgtttctgtctgatgtaactgaaccgcaaccgctaattgtagattgaaattttagattgatggacgttgatcatgggattagacggggaaggacagtgagttcagttggttatttagctgtttgagtcttggggctctttcataatggtatacgaatagttgacgcgtatagcaactgagggtgtaatggtttaagcttatactacctggccagtaaagcctttaggggaattgtaaatgattgatgattgtggtatgactgtggtagacgattgagtatagaccgaggggtaacggttagcttcatctatggggtagtgtgccttacttatatgtgcatccttcgggagcactagactgatgtgtgcatccttcgggagcactagactgatgtgtgcatcctccgggagcactagactgatatgtgcatccttcgggagcactagactgatatgtgcgtccttcgggagcactagactgatgtgtgcatccttcgggagcactagactgagatgtgcatccttcaggagcactagactgatatgtgcgttctacgggaccactagactgttatgtagggtacccccaaataggaagttaactgttgtcccctaacgggcccagtagtgggtcccttactgggtatgtttatactcacccttttctctttttaaacttttcaggtaagggcacagcgaggggcagaccgacgagaggcaggaaggacgcgtgaaggccatatggacgcgtctgttttcttatcgcttccgctatgtattttgtcagaatatttgacttgtgcttttggaactgatgacttgagtttttgtttgagactttttttttatgatttaatttaaaatagggcccgaaactgtctttttttgtaatgtttctaatgcttttaatgaatcgtaactggtccgttttaaattttatgttgaatggtcgagttttggtatttggtaggaccggatcaagtagatcgaagaggaagaggggaagtcagcgagacttcgagcttgaagcgatacatctggcgctcgaccaaacaaatgagcaactcaggcagattgcggagtggccagcacgcaaccttgcaaatgacaaccacgtgcgcacggaatttttccgcatattgcgtgagatgccagaacttacgagtttggatggggcgttattgcaaaggcatcttttgtctcgtatggacgaccttcggggtttcgtactcatgcctgaggatgagagggagggattttgtagagtcctcctacgagacatagagagatagtttatgtttctACTGACCTGGGTTGCTTATTATTTCCTTACGTTTTTTTCTGTATGATGTTGACTATTTATGCATTTCCTATTGTCAAGAACTTATTTTCCTCCTtggtaatgtttattttaaatttagaaaaatagtcacaattttccaaaagcgttataatggctatttatataggtttaaaattggatgacttcgttatcgccgattagaaatattgaataatttttttatctttctaaaaaattaattgtaataaatttctcaaaatatgttcacaaatttattttaatttgggcaactgtatgtattaatttaataacattacacatacaacaaataaaataggagaataagacggattcgagagtttcgtaaaaaagtatgcaataatttttttatgatatttacaatttaatttaaaaatattataccacataaaaaattaattaacccaacccatttaacaatttccccaaataaaatttatcacaaaatccacataaacctacccacctaacccttcccccaaacacattttatcataaaattcccataaaactacccatctaacccttcccccaaacacattttatcataaaatccccattaaactacccacctaatccttcccccaaacacatcttatcataaaatccccattaatcctccccacctaaccattcccccaaacacattttatcataaaatccccattaacttttcccacctaacccttccctcaaacacatattatcataaaactacctttttaaacccttcccccaaacaagggttatgataaaactaggtttaacttaacactaacccttccctaaatcaactcttcccccaaacgcaccctaaatGTTAGCCCATTCCACCCGGTTGAAGTTTCATGCCAAAATTCTTCTTAGAAACTATATACAGTGTATTTAAAGTGAGATTTCAAATATGcttttgaagaagatgaaactTGTTTACTATTGATTAGTTACTTTGAATAGGTttagtttctttctttctttttgtctaCAAATAATagctttattttttcttttcttaacatGAGCCTAGCTCGTATGATAAAGGATCTGTACTATCAATTTCAACCTATTAGAATCATAATGGTTGCTTCTAAGTTTGATGAAGGGAAGGTTCAATGTTCTGGCTATTTCGATGTTAGCAATTTTATTTAGGATAAAAATAGTTGTTTGAAAAGAAAGTACCCAATTTCTAGATTGAATCAAATTCTCAAGTGTGTTAGTCTAAGAGCATCATAAAACAATTTGATGCAAAATTCTCCAATCGGTGAGATTTTGGATGTGATTAGATATTGATTGAGTAAATTATACTTTAGGGACATAACGTTCATTTCTCGTTCTTGCAATAGTGAGATCCACTTCTTAGCAAAGTGGTCTTTATCAAATAGGGTAATTGGTCAATGGACCAATATGATTTTGTTATGGCTTTAGCCTATTGTTGAGTGTTCCTTATTTTAATTTGCTTCGCAtgattttttattaataatgctatttttaaaaaaaatgttattttataaaatagttgtaaaactatttacaaaatataatcaAATTCATCGAATTCTTTTATAgtctatttgaaaattttactaTTTCTAACCTTCctgtaaagaaataaaaataaaaaaaaaatagaacatttttATTATTCCATGGATTTATTTCTAGCTGAATCATACAAAACATATCCAATCCATATTCCCTTTTTATCTCTCACCATAAATAAAGAGAGAAATATTCAAATTACTATTCTCTACATTCCCTTTTGACAACTTACACTTGTTGGTTAGTAAGTTTGACACTAAtatgatatttttcattttaattcaGCTGATCTAAAGCCTTTTATTTAATATTGTCGATGCTTaagtttaaaaaaagaagaagaggaatttttaAGTAAAGCAAGCATTTATACATATGTTAATgtctaatttaattaaaatgtatttttaaaataataaagataGAATCCAAATCATATACTTCGTGTCTCGTTAATATTCTACATGTCAATTGAATTGTATTCGTTTTAGTTGCAATGTTCTATTCAAACATAGCTGacttaattaaaaataatatcatcaccaatgataataataataaaacataaaaatgaaagaaaagtgAGGTAGAGCCCCATCCACAAATTTTAAGGTTTGTTTTGGACACAATTTAGATAAAGtaataaacataaacatatCTTTTATTCCAATGGGCAATTCAATTGTTGGAGCACTTAAATATATGAGTGGACAAGATCAACTTCAAAGCAATGACTTCAATCATACTTATGGAAGAAATCATTAATGATTCTCCACCCATCCTTTAGTTATTGTGATGATTCTATCCACTATTCTCTAATATGGGTTCTACATTAGTTTccaaattatattatatatagtgTTTTTCAAACTATACATCATAATCTttccaacaaaataaattataacTATACTCCAAATGGTACTGAAATAAGAAAAGAATGCAATTGGAAATTTGGAAGGAAATTCATTTGGATCGAACATCAATTGGTTCACTTCTAACATCTTAATCGATAATGATATATCTACTTTGTTTTTATGGGTCACTTAATGGAACAACTTGTTAATCAGAATCAATTCAAAGTCGAATTAAGATTAAAATCCGATCTGAACCGACCCACTTGCAATTATATGTACTGTAGATATATAGTGTGCAAGTGAAACCCGAATCCAGTTAGGTAATTAAAGTAGCAATAGTCTAGAAGATAAAAAGTTTTACATTTGACAAAATGGGTGTATTTACATAAATAGAAGAAGCAAAGGTTACTCACTCCATAACCTCTACATTTTCTAACCCACTCATCATTTCATTTCAACAAAGTATTCCCAAATTCTAATCTTCATCTCTCTTCCAAAAGCTTTTAGAAAATGAGCCAAAGATTATCCCATGTGTCTCTGTTCTgtgttcttcttctttctttttttttttttttttttttgtggtcttttttctttcttttgatcaaatttgaaactagtttttccttttttccttttttttccttttttttcccaTAACAAACAACAAAGGACTTGAACTCTCCCCacagccccccccccccccgttcACCCCAAGTTCCCCACCCAAAAGATTGTTATTTAAGATTTCGAAGCAACGTACTTCCAGCTTCAGCTGTCAGCCGACTCCGAGGTTATTACTGTCCCGTCACATTCGAGTGTACTCGCAAGTTTGCTAACCGAACCCATCTTCACATCCTGACTTGACcatatatatattcttctcaCCATGTTACAGAATTCCCTGCAAGATGGTTTTTAACGGTAGGAACTTTACGTAACTGATATTGAATCAAACAATGTGGTTTACTAGTTAAGTAATGTATGACTTACTGCCAGGGGTAATCGCCCATGAGCATCATATCTCCTTCGTCGTCGGTGAAAACAATCTCCCACTTATTACGAGGATGAAGTTCTCCCTTGATATCAAACATCTTTTCCAATTCATCAATGAGCTGGCCATAACCCTCCAATGTGGTAAGATCCACTGCCCGTCCAACGGCCATCCCCTGCATTTGGACCTTGAGGACATTGACCAACAAAAAGAAGTCAATAAATTAGCTCAAGCAAAAGGAGTTTAAAACATGAATATGCTGTATATTAGATCTCTTATATTCTCACCTTGGTACGGCTTCGGCTGCTGGTCGAGCTGTTCTGCTTGTGCTGGATCTCTTTAGGAGGTAATGGTAAAAGtcctaattttctttctttagaaATCTTTGGCAGGTTTGAGTTCTGCTCTGCATCAGTGATTTCATTTGGTGTGCTATTCGGTGTGCTATTTGGTTGATCAGCTGCTCTTTCAGGGAGAACTGAGCTCTTAGAATGATTGATGAGCTCAATCCCAAACAACCGGCAGCTTGGAGCCGCCTCAGCTTTCTTCCCCTTTTCCCCAAGGTCATGTACTTGGTCACTCTTCGGATTTGAAGACCGTGGAGTTGGACATGTTGAGTGTGCTGCCAGCGGTCCTGGAAAGACCGTTGACCAAACAGAACTGTTTTTACGGTCATCTGTCAAATCCTGTAACCGATGCTGAGAAACGCAGCCACTTGAGGATGCTAACCAAGATCCCTCCATTGCAGTCCTTGATACAGAATTTCCACTGCCGCCAGCATCTGTTTGCTTGTAATGCCATGTTGCATGATTTTCATATCTTTTAAGTTCAGCAGCAGAAACACTTAGTTGTGTTCTATCATCATGTGATGTTGATCCAGGATGTCGTAGAGTTGTTACAGTTGAATTATCAGAATCTATTTCGTGtagaaaaacaaaagataaaagaacCATCACAATTAGCCAATAACTTATTTCAACTCCTCACACAGCAAACAGCAGCAATAATTGAAtggaaaaaattaaagaatagtTAACCCTCAGCAATACCTGGAATTTCAAGTGGAGGCCGAGGCCTTTTATTCTTTACTGAAATAGGGTGCGGAATGCTAGGAGACGTAGGAGCGAAAGGTTCAATCTCCCATGGTGAAACCCTATCAGGTCTCTGAATAGATGCAAGTTCATCCCATTGAACCTGGGAAACGAAAAGCAAATACAATCAGCAATCGAACTTGTTAAAAGGGTTGTGGCAGTAGGACAACAGAGGAAGACTTTACTCTCAGTGATCGCCATTCTGAATTGGGCCAGTGAGGAGACATGTCATCAACTCCGACTATGGTACCCGAAAACCTTGTCATTTAGAATAAGTAAAACAAGAATTAGTGAGAAAGCTCGTGAAAGGACACAAAAAAGCATTGCAGAATGTTCTTTTTTCCCTTCTACCTTCTCTCAGGAGACTCCTCCCCCTCAAACCTCATCTTGAACCTCATCCCAACCATGAACTTATTGTTCATCGCTTCCATGTACTTGCTCAAGCTGACGATAAATTGGCTTGCCCTGGTATCAATAGACACCaagtaaaaaaaatgaacatgAGCATCCCAATTGAATAACTTGAAAAGATCAACAACATTTAAATACATAGAACGAAAAAATATATCTCACCTTGGCTTATAATAGACAACAAAGCGAGTTTGAGTCGACACGGCATGAGATGCAGTAGCAAGCACTCCTAAGTGCATGCTGTGACTCGAAATGACAGAAGAAGGCATGCTGCTTTGTTGGCGAGCAAGACGCCTCACTCCAACTCGTAATTCTCCATTTTCCCCCCTAAGAAACAATTGTTCAAGGAGTAAACTAAAGAAGCATAATATCCACTCCTACAGACAAACATCCACAGAAGAAAAATCTAGATACCtcaagaaaacaaaagaatctCCAGCAACCAGTCTCTTAGAAGTCACAAAGGTGCTCCATCCGGTCGTCAGCAAATGCCTTCGTGGTTGACCTGTTATCCATAATACATAGGTTTAGTATTATGATCGTAAAAATGCATATaaaattgaattgaaattggCTATATACTGAAGCTAACTGTTCATAAACAAGTGGTTGCAATCAGAGTAACAGGGAGGAGGCTCACCCCTAAATATATGCTTGAATCGCCACTCATAACCATGAAGATCTTTGGCTACAAGTTCCTGAGTTGGGGTCTGCTGGGTCATATCCTGAAGAAAATCCcatgaaaagtttagaaaatgtATTAATATTTGAAGGATAATACGAGATAAGAGGAAACGATAGCTCAGTAAAGCAGAATTACCAATGGAGGCAGGCATTCTGTGGCATGTTTCCGAAGCACGGAGAACCCTCCATGGGTGCTAGTATCAGAAGCAGTTAAAACCTTGCAAAACGAATGGACTTTTGTTTTTCGACACTCTATCAGTGGAGGTTCAAAACTTGAAGGTAGCGCTTGCTGAACAAAGATCCAAATTTAGTATAAATGGTCAGAGACTCAAATTCATTAGTCTAAAATTAGCAAAATAGATAAGTAACATAAACTCTAGAAAGAGTTCTTACATTAGCTTCTGGCATTAAAGTTATCTGTGCATAAACCTCATCTGAATCCTGCTCAGCCTATAATTTCAAGAATGGATCAATCAAAAGAGGATTATATTTAGAAGTCAAAAGCCCAAACCAGAAGATCTAATCACATATTTGGTTCTTGAGAAAACACAAGAGGCTCTTGTTTCCTAACCCCCATTTTCTCAAAATCAGACaaacaacaagaagaagaaaggtgGGAAAAAGAAGGTACCAGCAGCCGGGTATCAACTACTTGACAAAGAATTTTGGGGGGAAGATTAAACAAAGGAAGTTTCTGATTTAGCTCCTGATTTGTAGATGCCTCCAACTACATgaatcaaaaaacttcaatcaaACTCAAAAAGGGAACAACAAAAACAACCCTATAACCAACCTCATCAAAGAAAGAAATCATAAAACACAAATCCAGCAGCAGAGGTCGATCTGAAAAGCAGCAAAACGATTCTTCAACGAACTTACCTGTTCCATATGACCTTGAGGAAAATATAAAACCTTGTCATTAACTCGAGGAATTTCCACAAGAGGTCCAGCCGAGACCTTCCATAGCTCAGTATAAAGTTCATCTCCACACCAACCTAAGAAACCACAATTTTACAGAGATGAAAAGGGTTTAGAGAAATTAAACCCAAAATCAGATTACAAAACAAGAAAACCCCATTTGAAATTACCTTGAATCGAAGTACTACTTGAGGGTAAAAACGACCCTCCACCCCGATTAGCCATTATTATTAAAGCTCCCCCTCCCACCCCCACAAGTCAACAACAGAAAACAAAGGAGAACCAGTATTGGCTCAAAAACTAGAGACACATAAAACCCAGTTGTAATTTGAAGCAGAATGAAAGATTGATGGGGGATTTAAAGGATTTCCCAAGAAGAAGacgacgaagaagaagaagtacaAGTGTTGTCCGTTGAGTAAGTGTAAAAACTGTAACGCTCCACCGGACTCCACTTCTTCTCACACCCTCTTTGGATTGCCGTTACAGAAGCGTTTTTAAGGAGAAAACTCCACACTCTAAAAACCGCTTTTTGCTTCTCTTCTTCACCTTGTTCAACTTTCTTCTTTCTGGGTTTTGTTTTTTGGGAATCCGGGAAAAACGCCGTTACAGAGAATGCCAAAAAAACCTTCCTCGCATCCTATTATACCGGTGCCTTCTTGCTTCAGCTGCCtctcctcttctctctctctctccctctctctctacTTGTCTTTTTcgctttcttttttattttctaataaaCAGAGTCGCAATCCATGATTTTGTTATAAGAAGAATAAACATAATATCAATCACACTACATTGTTTTTcttatgattttctttttttcttctcttatggGTATTCATCGAATAAATCCACTCCACCTTCcaacttttttttaatctcaaaaTATCATATTACCATTTTCCCATTTTTCTTCGTTTTTAACTTGATGCCTGAGGATTGTGTTTTATTCCTTCGTTTAGTTCTAAATATAATTCAATCCGAATTAAATATGAAATCGGTTTTACTACATAATTCAATATGTTTATTAATGTTTAAGAGTTCAAAATAAAAAGCTAAATTGTCGTTTTCTTCTAAACAAATGTTATTCCACTCATCATCGTTGTTTaataattttccattttttacaATTATTAGTATGTAGTTAAGTTTATATTTTTAGGTTGGAATCTTTTTACTCTATGTATGATTGTAATGTTCTAATTTTGTATGTTAACGATGgttttattttatctaattGAAGCCTAACTATTACTTAAATACGTGAATGATAACattacttttcttttgttttgcaTTTTTAGTTGATAGTTTTGTTGTCGGCCTAATCCACGCGTCTAATTCTATTTGGATTTTGTAAACTCAAAACCCATAGAATTGTTATTCTGTCCATTGTTTCTTTTGGAAGTTTACATTGTAGTAACGTATAAATGAGATGTGCGACATACCATATTTTAAGGACGTTTTAAGGAAACTGTAGAAGCGTTACCGTCATTTCATGCTCGAGTTTGGCGTGATTCCAGCTAATTGAAAACGCATACCATATAAAAACTTCAAACTTTTAAACGATTAGTCAGACATTCCTGAAATAAATGAAACTTACTGAAAACCTGAAAGCTGGTCTgtcataatatatattttgttttgtcTCTAAACCTACAAGGGTTTTAATTACATTCCTAAACTTCTATTATACTTTTTTTAGTCATGGTTATGAAGTGATATGACAACTCATGTGTTTATCTATGTTAAGTtagagaaaacaaaacaaaacatttttaaCATGGATGTCATATTATTAacatgtttatgtttttttttttttttttgttatttgtcaCTCTTGTTAATATTCATattatcatattttttttaagttcgaCGAAAAACAAAGTTGAATTGATGTATTCGACGATTAATTGTCTGTGTCAAAAACACTAGAATTAGTTGCATGATAAAATCTCATATTTAAGATCTCtcaatttataaattttgtatatCTAATAGATCTTTGACCTATTGAACATGtgtgtttttttgtttttcagtTCGCTTTTTTGTTAGGCACAAAATTGAAACTTTAGGATTCCATCAAAAAGAGGTAAGCATCGGTAGGTCAAAGTCGGTTTTTCGATTAAACCATCACTTATCAgtttagtaaatgttcaaacTGAACTCATCCACGAAGAAGTACAAACTAACCATTGTTCAGTCAATCAGTTGAATTAAgtctttcaaattttttaaaaatattattggttttaattttttttccaaactaaCACTGATCAAACTCCTTCTTATCTATAACCAATCACCtttaatttaattgattttgGTAGATAAACTCAGTTATTCAGTCTGTCATGCTCATTCTATTatcaaacataaaattcaaTCTAACTATGATTTTAATCGAGGTTTAAAATATCGATGTTGACAAATTAAGATTTCACATTTACGAAAACGTATggataatttaaaaataaaaaataaaaataaaaatttggagtattttctataatataatgaaaaaattgatttatttttgATATGGATATTAAAGCGatgaaaaaatagaaataataaaaaacggATCCGAATTTAAGAAAGGGTCCGATGTAGGTATTTGGTTAGAGATTATTGagattattaaaaataaagaaataagtaaaaggGAACCATGGTTACAAATGTAACCAAAAGAAGAGCTACAACAACAAATGGTGGGGGTTGGGGGGCAAACAAAGTGCTTTACGGCGAAACTTGCCGTGTGATAACGGCCGGCgacaattaaaattaaaattaatctaAGAACACTGAGTACGGAaaaggaaaatttaaaaaaaaaaaaaaaaaaaaaaaaaaaaaacatagagaTGCGTGTCGTTAACGGAAGACGTTAAATGAAGACCAAAACAGGGCGTCACCGTTAGTTGTTGCCGTTCCCTTTCGTTGTCTGCTTCGAAGCAGGCAACAACGTTGGCTTGAGTTAACCCGGCAGGAAAatttttaaggttttttttcccttttttttcttttttcttcttttaataataatgtattattataacatttatgtttttaattttttcttttctttttcttgttgtCAGATGCTGATAATTATAAGTTTGACCTTGATGTGTGGTCATAATTGCTGAATATGCCACTCCC
This region of Cucumis melo cultivar AY chromosome 7, USDA_Cmelo_AY_1.0, whole genome shotgun sequence genomic DNA includes:
- the LOC103493078 gene encoding auxin response factor 18-like: MANRGGGSFLPSSSTSIQGWCGDELYTELWKVSAGPLVEIPRVNDKVLYFPQGHMEQLEASTNQELNQKLPLFNLPPKILCQVVDTRLLAEQDSDEVYAQITLMPEANQALPSSFEPPLIECRKTKVHSFCKVLTASDTSTHGGFSVLRKHATECLPPLDMTQQTPTQELVAKDLHGYEWRFKHIFRGQPRRHLLTTGWSTFVTSKRLVAGDSFVFLRGENGELRVGVRRLARQQSSMPSSVISSHSMHLGVLATASHAVSTQTRFVVYYKPRASQFIVSLSKYMEAMNNKFMVGMRFKMRFEGEESPERRFSGTIVGVDDMSPHWPNSEWRSLRVQWDELASIQRPDRVSPWEIEPFAPTSPSIPHPISVKNKRPRPPLEIPDSDNSTVTTLRHPGSTSHDDRTQLSVSAAELKRYENHATWHYKQTDAGGSGNSVSRTAMEGSWLASSSGCVSQHRLQDLTDDRKNSSVWSTVFPGPLAAHSTCPTPRSSNPKSDQVHDLGEKGKKAEAAPSCRLFGIELINHSKSSVLPERAADQPNSTPNSTPNEITDAEQNSNLPKISKERKLGLLPLPPKEIQHKQNSSTSSRSRTKVQMQGMAVGRAVDLTTLEGYGQLIDELEKMFDIKGELHPRNKWEIVFTDDEGDMMLMGDYPWQEFCNMVRRIYIWSSQDVKMGSVSKLASTLECDGTVITSESADS